A section of the Streptomyces sp. SLBN-118 genome encodes:
- a CDS encoding aminoglycoside phosphotransferase family protein, producing the protein MTTSAAAPAHTALEEACSAVGLDADGAEPVRLAENQIWRLPGQQVIVRIARTGQSAAASREVRVARWLAENDVPAVRVVDVEQPVEAGGRPVTFWKELPSHEQGTPRDIAQLLRQLHALGAPDLELGYLDPFVRIAERLQAATTLDEADRAWLHGLHQDLVVAWSDLPAGRADCAVHGDAWPGNLIRTGSGPVMMDLERFSLGPPEWDLVSTAVRTRTTGAVTAAEYDSFCAAYGFDVTDWAGYEILAGARELRLVTYAAQHAAGNPVWADQAQYRVDCLRGRHGPRPWNWKGIL; encoded by the coding sequence ATGACCACGTCGGCTGCCGCACCCGCCCACACTGCCCTCGAAGAGGCCTGCTCGGCTGTCGGACTGGATGCCGACGGTGCCGAGCCGGTACGGCTGGCCGAGAACCAGATATGGCGGCTACCGGGCCAGCAGGTGATCGTGCGCATCGCCCGTACCGGGCAGTCTGCGGCCGCCAGCCGGGAGGTCCGCGTCGCCCGTTGGCTCGCCGAGAACGACGTTCCGGCCGTGCGCGTGGTCGACGTCGAGCAGCCGGTCGAGGCAGGGGGAAGGCCAGTCACCTTCTGGAAAGAGCTCCCATCCCACGAACAGGGCACACCGCGCGACATCGCGCAGTTGCTCCGACAGCTCCACGCGCTCGGCGCCCCTGATCTCGAGCTCGGTTACCTCGACCCGTTTGTCCGGATCGCCGAGCGGCTCCAGGCGGCGACGACCCTGGACGAGGCCGACCGCGCGTGGCTGCACGGTCTCCACCAGGACCTCGTCGTGGCATGGTCCGATCTGCCGGCGGGGCGCGCAGACTGTGCCGTGCACGGTGACGCCTGGCCAGGCAACCTCATCCGTACGGGCAGTGGGCCAGTGATGATGGACCTGGAGCGGTTCTCGCTCGGGCCGCCGGAATGGGACCTCGTCTCAACTGCCGTACGCACAAGGACAACCGGCGCGGTCACCGCGGCCGAGTACGACAGTTTCTGTGCCGCGTATGGGTTCGACGTCACCGACTGGGCCGGTTACGAAATCCTGGCCGGCGCCCGGGAGCTCCGGTTGGTGACCTACGCAGCCCAGCACGCGGCCGGCAACCCCGTATGGGCGGATCAGGCCCAGTACCGGGTTGACTGCTTGCGCGGTCGCCACGGTCCCCGCCCGTGGAACTGGAAAGGGATCTTGTAG
- a CDS encoding DUF3830 family protein — protein MADRYMTVALDKRGVRCTAKLLDDKAPLTCAAVWDALPLAGDVYHAKYARNEIYALFPAFAEQEPPLENPTVTPIPGDLCYFTFSGTELSTAAYGYDRDVSRAVTVDLALFYERNNLLLNGDTGWVPGIVWGTVVEGLDRMAEACQDLWRAGALGETLSFRRGG, from the coding sequence ATGGCCGACCGATACATGACCGTAGCCCTCGACAAGCGCGGTGTCCGCTGCACCGCGAAGCTCCTCGACGACAAGGCCCCGCTCACCTGCGCGGCCGTGTGGGACGCGCTGCCGCTCGCCGGGGACGTGTACCACGCGAAGTACGCACGCAATGAGATCTACGCTCTGTTCCCGGCGTTCGCGGAACAGGAGCCACCGCTGGAGAACCCGACGGTGACCCCGATTCCGGGCGACCTGTGCTATTTCACGTTCAGCGGTACGGAGTTGAGCACGGCGGCGTACGGATACGACCGCGACGTCTCCCGCGCCGTCACGGTCGACCTGGCGCTGTTCTACGAGCGGAACAACCTCCTGCTGAACGGCGACACCGGGTGGGTGCCCGGCATCGTCTGGGGCACGGTGGTGGAAGGCCTGGACCGGATGGCCGAGGCCTGCCAGGACCTGTGGCGGGCGGGCGCGCTGGGCGAGACGCTCAGCTTCCGGCGAGGTGGATAG